From Actinomyces sp. oral taxon 171 str. F0337, one genomic window encodes:
- the fmt gene encoding methionyl-tRNA formyltransferase, with protein sequence MRVLFAGTPEAALPTLEALLASKHDVVGVLTRADARQGRGRTLHPSPVAAMSRDAGLDVRTPATLKGEHADDVRDWVRALRADVAVVVAYGRLVPADLLDVPVHGWLNLHFSLLPAWRGAAPVQRAVIAGDEVTGASVFRLEEGLDTGPVYGRLTEAISGRDTSGDLLERLAQAGAPLVLDVLRSVGDGSVRPEPQDDALATLAPMLSSADGQVRWDDPALTIDRRIRGVSPAPGAHTTYQGARFRLGPVTPVPEVTDLLPGQLRATKHEALVGTGGCAVRLGQVAPAGRSWMPADAWARGARPEAGVILGDSSPRNNDVEGTI encoded by the coding sequence ATGCGTGTGCTTTTCGCCGGAACCCCTGAGGCAGCCCTGCCCACCTTGGAGGCCCTTCTCGCCAGTAAGCACGACGTCGTCGGGGTCCTCACCCGTGCGGACGCCCGTCAAGGACGCGGCCGGACACTGCATCCCTCACCTGTGGCGGCCATGTCTCGCGACGCCGGGCTCGACGTACGTACCCCCGCGACTCTCAAGGGTGAGCATGCCGACGACGTGCGCGACTGGGTGCGCGCCCTGAGGGCCGACGTCGCCGTCGTGGTCGCCTACGGGCGCTTGGTCCCGGCCGATCTGCTGGACGTCCCTGTGCACGGCTGGTTAAATCTCCACTTCTCGTTGCTCCCTGCGTGGCGCGGAGCCGCTCCGGTCCAGCGGGCGGTCATCGCCGGCGACGAGGTCACCGGGGCCAGTGTGTTCCGACTCGAGGAGGGCCTCGACACCGGCCCCGTCTATGGCCGACTCACCGAGGCCATCAGTGGCCGGGACACCAGTGGCGACCTTCTGGAGCGGCTGGCACAGGCCGGGGCGCCCCTCGTCCTTGACGTCCTGCGCTCCGTGGGGGACGGGAGCGTGCGTCCGGAGCCGCAGGATGACGCGCTGGCCACGCTGGCGCCCATGCTCTCCTCCGCCGACGGCCAGGTCCGGTGGGACGATCCGGCACTGACCATTGACCGCCGGATCCGGGGCGTCAGTCCGGCGCCGGGTGCCCACACCACCTACCAGGGGGCCAGGTTCCGCCTGGGCCCGGTCACCCCGGTCCCTGAGGTCACCGACCTTCTGCCCGGCCAGCTGCGTGCCACCAAGCATGAGGCTCTCGTGGGAACCGGGGGCTGCGCCGTCCGTCTGGGACAGGTCGCGCCCGCCGGGCGCAGCTGGATGCCCGCCGACGCCTGGGCGAGGGGGGCGCGTCCGGAGGCGGGCGTCATCCTGGGGGACTCGTCTCCCAGGAACAATGACGTTGAGGGAACGATCTGA
- a CDS encoding serine/threonine protein kinase, which translates to MTKIVNSWNDFDPLKRVIVGRADFSVIPPEEPATSEKVPIDSEMRGMWGPRPTATVEAANEQLDNYVKILEGLGVQVDRPTPLQWNQAIQTPDFRTESGFTQMPPRDILLTIGDEIMASANSFRCRYFEYLAYWPLMNQYFEEDPEFKWTQAPRPRLTDKSYKHNYYDERISLEERLERTAAKDFVTTEFEPMWDAADVMRVGKDLFIQHGLTTNRKAMEWFKRYYPDLRVHAVNFPGDPYPIHIDATFVPLRPGLIINNPHRRLPEEQRKIFEANDWQIVDAAPPAHEVPPPLCYSSVWLSMNCLVIDHKTVCVEASEVHQMEQMDKLGMNVIPVPFRDAYAFGGGLHCATADVYREGGCEDYFPNQVADPTLV; encoded by the coding sequence ATGACGAAGATCGTCAACTCTTGGAACGACTTCGACCCTCTCAAGCGCGTTATCGTCGGACGCGCCGACTTCTCGGTTATTCCTCCCGAGGAGCCCGCCACCTCTGAGAAAGTGCCGATCGACTCCGAGATGCGCGGCATGTGGGGCCCCCGCCCCACCGCCACCGTCGAGGCCGCCAACGAGCAGCTCGACAACTACGTCAAGATCCTCGAGGGTCTGGGCGTCCAGGTGGACCGCCCCACACCGCTGCAGTGGAACCAGGCCATCCAGACGCCCGACTTCCGCACGGAGTCCGGCTTCACCCAGATGCCCCCTCGCGACATCCTGCTGACCATCGGTGACGAGATCATGGCGTCGGCCAACTCGTTCCGCTGCCGCTACTTCGAGTACCTCGCCTACTGGCCCCTCATGAACCAGTACTTCGAGGAGGACCCGGAGTTCAAGTGGACCCAGGCCCCTCGTCCTCGACTGACGGACAAGTCCTACAAGCACAACTACTACGACGAGCGGATCTCCCTGGAGGAGCGCCTTGAGCGCACCGCCGCCAAGGACTTCGTGACCACCGAGTTCGAGCCGATGTGGGACGCCGCCGACGTCATGCGCGTGGGTAAGGACCTGTTCATCCAGCACGGTCTGACCACCAACCGCAAGGCGATGGAGTGGTTCAAGCGCTACTACCCGGACCTGCGGGTGCACGCGGTGAACTTCCCCGGTGACCCCTACCCGATCCACATCGACGCCACCTTCGTGCCGCTGCGGCCCGGGCTCATCATCAACAACCCGCACCGCCGTCTGCCCGAGGAGCAGCGCAAGATCTTCGAGGCCAATGACTGGCAGATCGTCGACGCAGCTCCTCCGGCCCACGAGGTTCCGCCGCCGCTGTGCTACTCCTCCGTCTGGCTGTCCATGAACTGCCTCGTCATCGACCACAAGACCGTGTGTGTCGAGGCGAGCGAGGTCCACCAGATGGAGCAGATGGACAAGCTGGGCATGAACGTCATCCCGGTTCCCTTCCGTGACGCCTACGCCTTCGGCGGTGGTCTGCACTGCGCAACGGCCGACGTCTACCGTGAGGGTGGCTGCGAGGACTACTTCCCCAACCAGGTCGCTGACCCGACTCTGGTCTGA
- a CDS encoding HAD family hydrolase, with protein sequence MPGVNVLIPGLRTSTPAVSVSAVVLDYGNVLYAWEPIASVAGYVSADAWEGFVVDGGFLTWNERLDLGEPFEQVLADCIRAHPDRPDWAEILSLYRQRFAASLTGPVPGMADLLDDLLEEGVALYGLTNFDAATFEAARLLVPQLERFVGIVVSGREHLAKPDAAVFELLLERYRLQASSTLFIDDSAVNIEAAGRLGLRTHRFTGSGRLRAELIALGLLPTPGRR encoded by the coding sequence ATGCCAGGTGTGAACGTGCTGATCCCGGGCCTCAGGACCTCCACCCCCGCCGTCTCCGTGAGCGCCGTCGTTCTCGACTACGGCAATGTCCTGTACGCCTGGGAGCCCATAGCGTCAGTCGCCGGATACGTCTCGGCCGATGCCTGGGAGGGGTTCGTGGTCGATGGCGGGTTCCTGACCTGGAACGAGCGGCTGGACCTGGGGGAGCCCTTCGAGCAGGTCCTCGCCGACTGCATCCGAGCCCATCCCGATCGCCCTGACTGGGCGGAAATCCTCTCCCTGTACCGTCAGCGCTTCGCCGCCTCGCTGACGGGCCCCGTTCCCGGTATGGCGGATCTGCTCGACGACCTCCTCGAGGAGGGTGTGGCGCTGTACGGGCTGACCAACTTCGACGCCGCCACCTTCGAGGCGGCCAGGCTCCTGGTTCCCCAGCTCGAGCGCTTCGTCGGCATCGTAGTCTCCGGGCGCGAGCATCTGGCCAAGCCCGATGCCGCCGTCTTCGAGCTGCTCCTGGAGCGTTACCGCCTCCAGGCCTCCAGCACCCTGTTCATCGATGACTCGGCGGTCAACATTGAGGCGGCCGGTCGGCTGGGGCTGCGCACCCACCGCTTCACCGGCTCAGGACGGCTGCGGGCAGAGCTCATCGCCCTGGGCCTGCTCCCCACGCCGGGCCGGCGCTGA
- a CDS encoding arginine deiminase, which yields MEISVDSEIGKLRQVILHRPGNEMLRLTPQNKDHLLFDDVLWLERAQEEHDQFARVLTDRDIEVLYLSDLLAQTLEAPEARDYVLDRVVNENTNGPSAAEPLRALAQDLSGAELAEVLVAGITKAELLERTSCPDSLVLASMDDDDLLLPPLPNHLFTRDTSCWIYNGVSINSMMMPARQRETINYEAIYRWHPLFAGSDFPVWSEGTQAGPATVEGGDVQIIGNGAVLVGVSERTTSQGIERLASRLFAGGKVNQIVAVEMNRTRAQMHLDTVMTMVDVGTFTIYGGLGKLPTLTLRPDGDKQISVTRNAPEDMYRVIAQALGVDELNVLITPQDSMAAAREQWDDGSNSLAIAPGVIVTYERNVNTNEYLTSHGIEVLTIPGSEVGRGRGGPHCMSCPTLRDPLA from the coding sequence ATGGAAATTTCCGTAGATTCCGAAATCGGGAAGCTTCGCCAGGTCATCCTGCACCGACCCGGCAACGAGATGCTCCGACTCACCCCGCAGAACAAGGACCACCTCCTGTTCGACGACGTCCTGTGGCTTGAACGGGCCCAGGAGGAGCACGACCAGTTCGCACGAGTTCTGACCGACCGCGACATCGAGGTGCTCTACCTCAGCGACCTGCTGGCCCAGACCCTCGAGGCGCCCGAAGCCAGGGACTACGTCCTGGATCGGGTCGTCAACGAGAACACCAACGGCCCCAGTGCCGCCGAGCCGCTGCGCGCCCTGGCCCAGGATCTGTCCGGGGCCGAGCTGGCCGAGGTGCTCGTTGCCGGGATCACGAAGGCCGAGCTGCTCGAGCGCACCTCCTGCCCGGACTCGCTCGTGCTGGCCTCCATGGACGACGACGACCTGCTTCTGCCGCCGTTGCCCAACCACCTCTTCACTCGCGATACGTCTTGCTGGATCTACAACGGGGTGTCCATCAACTCGATGATGATGCCGGCCCGCCAGCGCGAGACCATCAACTACGAGGCGATCTACCGCTGGCACCCTCTCTTCGCCGGCTCCGACTTCCCCGTGTGGTCCGAGGGCACACAGGCAGGCCCCGCCACCGTGGAGGGTGGAGACGTCCAGATCATCGGCAACGGCGCCGTTCTGGTCGGAGTCTCCGAGCGCACCACCTCGCAGGGTATCGAGAGGCTCGCCAGCCGACTGTTCGCCGGAGGCAAGGTGAACCAGATCGTCGCCGTCGAGATGAACCGGACGCGCGCCCAGATGCACCTGGACACGGTAATGACCATGGTCGACGTCGGCACGTTCACCATCTACGGCGGCCTGGGGAAGCTGCCGACGCTCACGCTGCGCCCAGACGGAGACAAGCAGATCAGCGTCACGCGCAACGCCCCCGAGGACATGTACCGGGTCATCGCCCAGGCCCTGGGTGTCGACGAGCTCAACGTTCTCATCACGCCCCAGGACTCGATGGCCGCCGCCCGTGAGCAGTGGGACGACGGCTCCAACTCCCTGGCCATCGCCCCCGGTGTCATCGTTACCTATGAACGTAACGTCAACACGAACGAGTACCTTACTTCCCATGGCATCGAGGTCCTGACCATTCCCGGTTCGGAGGTCGGTCGCGGTCGCGGTGGTCCACACTGCATGAGCTGCCCAACCCTGCGGGACCCGCTTGCCTGA
- the argF gene encoding ornithine carbamoyltransferase, which translates to MSHPLNNRSFLKELDFTAEEWSSLLELAAQLKKDKKAGREVKRLAGKNIALIFEKTSTRTRCSFEVAAYDQGAQVTYLDPSGSQMGHKESVADTARVLGRFYDGIEFRGKKQEHVEALAELSGVPVWNGLTDEWHPTQMLADQLTMLEHADKPIEKISFAYLGDARNNVANSLLISAALMGMDVRMVAPKELQTSPEVVAQAEKLAKDSGARILITDDAAEGVKGVDFLYTDVWVSMGEPKEVWDQRIALLAPYQVNAQLVEATGNPDVKFLHCLPAFHDRNTTVGEDIFAKTGMEGLEVTDDVFETERNVAFDQAENRMHTIKAVMVATLGKWD; encoded by the coding sequence ATGTCCCACCCCCTGAACAACCGCAGTTTCCTCAAAGAGCTCGACTTCACGGCTGAGGAGTGGAGCTCCCTGCTTGAGCTGGCCGCCCAGCTCAAGAAGGACAAGAAGGCCGGCCGCGAGGTGAAGCGCCTGGCCGGGAAGAACATCGCTCTCATCTTTGAGAAGACCTCGACGCGTACCCGCTGCTCCTTCGAGGTGGCGGCCTACGACCAGGGTGCACAGGTCACCTACCTCGACCCCTCCGGTTCCCAGATGGGCCACAAGGAGTCCGTGGCGGACACCGCCCGGGTGCTGGGCCGCTTCTACGACGGCATCGAGTTCCGCGGCAAGAAGCAGGAGCACGTCGAGGCCCTGGCTGAGCTCTCCGGCGTCCCCGTGTGGAACGGACTGACGGATGAGTGGCACCCCACCCAGATGCTGGCCGACCAGCTGACCATGCTGGAGCACGCAGACAAGCCGATCGAGAAGATCTCCTTCGCCTACCTCGGCGACGCCCGCAACAACGTTGCCAACTCGCTGCTCATCTCAGCGGCCCTCATGGGGATGGACGTGCGGATGGTGGCCCCCAAGGAGCTGCAGACCTCTCCCGAGGTGGTGGCTCAGGCCGAGAAGCTGGCCAAGGACAGCGGCGCCCGCATCCTCATCACCGATGACGCCGCTGAGGGCGTCAAGGGCGTCGACTTCCTCTACACCGACGTGTGGGTCTCCATGGGTGAGCCCAAGGAGGTCTGGGACCAGCGCATCGCTCTGCTCGCGCCCTACCAGGTCAACGCCCAGCTGGTGGAGGCCACCGGCAACCCGGACGTGAAGTTCCTCCACTGCCTGCCGGCCTTCCACGACCGCAACACCACGGTGGGTGAGGACATCTTCGCCAAGACCGGCATGGAGGGCCTGGAGGTGACCGACGACGTCTTCGAGACCGAGCGCAACGTCGCCTTCGACCAGGCCGAGAACCGTATGCACACCATCAAGGCCGTCATGGTCGCGACCCTGGGAAAGTGGGACTGA
- the arcC gene encoding carbamate kinase encodes MRIVVALGGNALLRRGEKPDASTQIRNVEIAAHELAKLAEKHELVLTHGNGPQVGVLALQSANDERLSEPYPFDTLGAQTQGMIGYWLLQAMQNALPGRHVAAMVNQTLVMAGDPAFSNPTKFVGEVYTKEEAEKLAEERGWVVKPDGEHYRRVVGSPMPQRVIETRLVRSLLDAGAIVVCSGGGGVPVVRSEEGKLKGIEAVIDKDLTASVMAEALEADALLILTDVDGVFQDFGTENQKQVPRATPAELRSMGLPSGSMGPKVEAVCRFVELTGDMAAIGRLEDAVSIIEGQAGTIVTPGGNYGGPDDIHPPIPEQLDTRIRRA; translated from the coding sequence GTGAGAATCGTCGTCGCCCTCGGGGGAAACGCCCTGCTGCGTCGGGGGGAGAAGCCCGACGCCAGTACCCAGATCCGCAATGTCGAGATCGCGGCCCACGAGCTGGCCAAGCTGGCGGAGAAGCACGAGCTGGTCCTGACTCACGGGAACGGCCCCCAGGTGGGGGTCCTGGCCCTGCAGTCCGCCAATGACGAGCGCCTCTCCGAGCCCTACCCCTTCGACACCCTCGGTGCCCAGACGCAGGGCATGATCGGCTACTGGCTGCTGCAGGCCATGCAGAACGCCCTGCCCGGTCGCCACGTGGCCGCCATGGTCAACCAGACCCTGGTGATGGCCGGTGACCCGGCCTTCTCCAACCCCACCAAGTTCGTCGGTGAGGTGTACACCAAGGAGGAGGCCGAGAAGCTGGCTGAGGAGCGGGGCTGGGTGGTCAAGCCCGACGGCGAGCACTACCGCCGCGTCGTCGGCTCCCCCATGCCGCAGCGCGTCATCGAGACCCGCCTGGTGCGCTCCCTACTGGATGCCGGTGCGATCGTCGTCTGCTCCGGAGGCGGCGGTGTTCCCGTCGTCCGCAGCGAGGAGGGCAAGCTCAAGGGTATTGAAGCCGTCATCGACAAGGACCTCACGGCATCGGTCATGGCCGAGGCCCTGGAGGCCGATGCGCTTCTTATCCTCACGGACGTTGATGGAGTGTTTCAGGACTTCGGGACCGAGAACCAGAAACAGGTCCCGAGGGCGACACCGGCAGAGCTGCGGTCCATGGGACTTCCCAGTGGGTCCATGGGACCAAAGGTCGAGGCGGTGTGTCGATTTGTTGAGTTGACTGGCGATATGGCGGCAATCGGACGTCTTGAGGACGCCGTTTCCATCATTGAGGGCCAGGCAGGGACTATCGTGACTCCCGGAGGAAACTACGGGGGCCCAGACGATATCCATCCCCCAATTCCCGAGCAGCTCGACACTCGTATTCGCAGGGCCTGA
- a CDS encoding DMT family transporter — MSQTSSAESSVTEYVMNKKLGAIAMLLSATGMGLVGTISRGTTAGLADADKSVIGSFLAFGRMSVGLLGFILILVLTGKAGLFKSTRLSTTVILGGVSIGLSLGCYISSTLMTTISNAVFLIYTGPLFCALLARIFRKERISVLSGIFLSLVFIGMLLTIGIIDYKNGSLTFGLDLSATSPEFPQKSLGDLLGLLSGVFYGLALFFYGYRKDVDSIVRGVWNFFWAACATLVMSIVLRPWHGVSTFTATNWMWAVALFLVCGLFALGFLVVAGRNLPAVEYSTISYWECPVAILCGLLVWGEKLTPMGMIGGLLIVGGGLAPIIVDAATRKSRASTS; from the coding sequence ATGTCACAGACATCGTCCGCTGAATCCTCTGTCACAGAGTACGTCATGAACAAGAAGCTGGGCGCCATCGCCATGCTTCTCTCCGCCACCGGGATGGGGCTTGTCGGCACCATCAGTCGTGGCACGACCGCCGGCCTCGCTGACGCCGACAAGTCCGTCATCGGTTCGTTCCTGGCCTTCGGGCGCATGAGCGTCGGACTGCTTGGATTCATCCTCATCCTCGTTCTCACCGGGAAGGCCGGGTTGTTCAAGAGCACCCGTCTGAGCACCACGGTGATCCTGGGAGGTGTGAGCATCGGCCTGTCCCTGGGCTGCTACATCTCCTCGACCCTGATGACGACCATTTCCAATGCCGTCTTCCTCATCTATACAGGACCCCTGTTCTGCGCACTGCTCGCACGCATTTTCCGCAAAGAGAGGATCAGCGTGCTCTCCGGCATCTTCCTGTCTCTTGTGTTCATAGGAATGCTGCTGACCATTGGAATCATCGACTACAAGAACGGGAGTCTCACTTTCGGACTGGATCTGTCAGCCACATCTCCCGAGTTCCCTCAGAAGAGCCTGGGAGATCTTTTAGGCCTGCTGTCCGGCGTCTTTTACGGTCTGGCATTGTTCTTCTACGGGTACCGCAAGGATGTCGATTCGATCGTCCGCGGTGTGTGGAACTTCTTCTGGGCCGCCTGCGCAACGCTGGTCATGTCCATCGTCTTGCGTCCTTGGCACGGCGTTTCCACCTTCACCGCCACTAACTGGATGTGGGCAGTGGCCCTCTTCCTCGTCTGCGGCCTCTTCGCACTGGGGTTCCTGGTTGTTGCAGGGCGCAACCTGCCTGCCGTTGAGTACTCGACGATCTCCTACTGGGAGTGTCCGGTCGCCATTCTGTGCGGCCTGCTCGTCTGGGGAGAGAAGCTCACGCCCATGGGGATGATCGGTGGACTGCTCATTGTCGGTGGTGGGTTGGCCCCGATCATCGTGGATGCCGCCACCCGGAAATCACGTGCCTCCACGTCCTGA